TCTCTATCAGCAGCAGGGAGTCGCAGGGATCTCATCCCATCCGGTGGTGATGGCCGGGCGGGCCTTTTGGGATCGTATAAGCCTGCCCTTTACGCGTCTGGGCTTCGATCTGAATGCGCTACTGCTGAGCGGCCTGAGTGCGGTCAGCAGCTTCATCGTCGACAACCTAAAGGGGATCGCCCTCAACCTGTTGAGTTTTACGGTCAATTTCTTCCTCACCGTCTTCACCTTTTTCTTCTTACTCAGGGACGGTGAGGCGATCGTCGGCAGCCTCCAGAGGCTCTTGCCGCTTGAACGGAGACATGCCGAGGTGCTCTTTTCGCGTCTCTACGACGCTGTGTCAGCCGTAGTCCGCGGCACACTCGTGACGGCCCTGGCGCAGGGCGTCCTTGGTGGGGTAGGCTACTGGACCCTCGGTGTCCCGTACCCGGTCTTTCTCGGGCTGGCCACCGCCCTCTTCTCGTTACTCCCAGTTGGCGGATCAGGGCTGATCTGGGTCCCCGCAGCCGGTTATCTGTTCCTGGAGGGAAGCTGGATTAGCGGTCTCTTCCTGATCGCCTGGTCGGTAGTGGTCGTCAGCACTGCCGATAATGTGCTGAAGCCGGCGCTCATTTCAGGCGGCACCAATCTGCCGACGCTATTTCTATTTTTTGGTATGCTTGGCGGTCTTCAGGTATTCGGTATTCTCGGGTTCATCCTGGGGCCAGTGCTTCTAGTGACGCTCGCGACTTTCATCGAGATCTACGTAGAGCTATCGGCAACCCCGGCCGACCAGTCTATCGGAGGTAGGCAGGACAGGTGACGACAAGACAATGACCTTTCGGGTGTTATTAAAAGTGGTAAGGGATCTCAGGATCTCTCAGCAGGTAAGAGAAAATCAAGCAGGCTTAAGCAACCTAAGCCTGCTCTTCGGAAATTGTGCGCTACCGCGGTTAATAGCCGCCCCTGCGACCGCCGCCACCGCCGCCGCCACCGCCGCCGCTACCGCCGCCGCCGCGATATCCGCCACCGCCGCCGCTGCTGCTACCACCACCACTGCGATATCCGCCACCACCGCCACCACCGCCACCACTTCGGCGAGGAGCCTGTTCTTTTGCCTCATTGACCGTCAGCGCCCGACCACCAACATCTCGCCCATTCAAGGCCTGGATAGCGGCCTCAGCGTCGCTCGGACTCTCCATCTCAACGAAGGCAAAGCCCCGGGGTCGTCCAGTATCACGATCTGTAATGATCTTGACATCGGTGACCTTACGATCACCCTCTTCAAAGAGGGTGCGGAGCGCAGATGCATCCGTATCAAACGGGAGATTACCAACATACACTCGTGTTCCCATGCTTTCGAAACTCCTTCCGTCGGCCTGCGGCCGACTTCTCACGGGTAGTTCGATTAGCGCCATCGCCATGGCCCCGCATTCCATGGCTGGCTTCATCCGCCCGGACCTCCCCGGGGGACTTAGAATTCCGCCGGGTCGCGGCGAACCGCGCGAGCCGCCTGGCGGCGAAGTCTACGTGCGGCCTCGCGAACCTTTCGGCGACGCTTCTCCCCTGGTTTTTCGTAGTGCGCTCTTCGTTTCAGTTCCTTCAAGATCCCATCGCGCAAGATGAGCTTCTTGAAGAGTCGAAGAGCTGATTCTACCCCTCGGCCATCTACCTTGACTTCGAGGGGGCGATGCCTCGTCCCTTTGTCGTACCTCGAACCCCCGCCTGTTTCCTCAGTACCATCGTCAAGAGCCATTATCCCTCGTCATCGCAGTGTCGCTTCCCGCTGACATGATTCACGGTCTTAGAAACGAAAATACCGCGAGCCCCTGGTCCTTGCGGTGTTTTCAGTAAACGCAAACGCAGGCCTCAGACCAAAAATCGACTGAGTATAAGCATCCCCTGCAGGTGTGTCAAGGATAATCAGCCAACACCCCGGTAGAGACATCAACCAGCCCTTGCGCTCGCCCTGATCCTGATGTATATAAGAGATGTGGCGAAGGTAACACGCATGGGGCAGCGTGGGCAGCGGCCCAACCCGAAGCAGGATGAATAAGGGCAATGATATGCCGGCCTCGGACAGGGAGCAATTCATAAATTTTGCTTTTTACCTGGTACCTGCTGCCGATCGGTCAGCGTCAGGAGATCATGAATGCCCATATCAAGGTAGGTCACAAGTTTCCATCGGTGAAACTGAACACCACCTACTCATTTGGCCTCGATGACCAGGAGTTTGTGGTAGCATTTGAAAGCGACAGGCCGGCAGATTTCGTGGAGCTTATTATGGCGCTCCGTGAGACCGAGGCCAGTCGTTTTACCCTTCGCGATACGCCGATCTTCAGCTACATTCAAAAGACCATTCACGAGACCCTGGACGACCTGGGCTAGAAAGCGGACAGCGCATGGAGACACGTCTCATCCACATCGGACATAGTCCGGACCCGGATGATGCATTTATGTTTTACGCCCTGGCCAAGGAGCGACTTGACACGGGCCGGTTTCGCTTCCAGCATATCCTCGAAGCGATAGACGTTCTGAACGGTTGGGCGATGGAAGGCAGGCTGGAGGTGACAGCGATCTCAGCCCATGCGTACACGTATGTGTCTGACCGCTACTTTCTGCTGCCCCATGGCGCCAGCATCGGACGGAACTACGGGCCGATCCTCGTGGCGAAGCGCCCACTCGATCCTGCCGACCTCCGTGGCAAGCGAATTGCCGTTCCCGGTAGACTCACGACGGCCTTCCTTGTGCTGCAGCTCTACTTGCGTGAGTTTCAGGCTGTCGAGGTCCCCTTCGACCAGGTCTTCGACGCGGTCGAAAGAGGAGAGGCGGATGCCGGACTTGTCATCCACGAGGGGCAGCTCACCTTCGAGGCCAGCGGTTTTACCAAGCTGCTGGATCTCGGAACCTGGTGGTACGAGCAGACCGCGCTGCCCCTGCCATTGGGGGCCAATGCTATCCGCAAGGATCTGGGTGAACCGTGTTGTCTGGAGGTTTCGGGATACCTTCAGGCCAGTATCAACTATGGCCTGGCTCACCGACAAGAGGCGCTTCAATACGCCATGCAGTTTGGTCGTGGATTAGATGTGGCTCTAACCGATCGATTCGTCGGTATGTATGTGAACGAGGATACCCGTACCTGGAATCAGGAAACCAGACAGGGCCTCGAACATCTCCTGAATTTAGCATGGGAACAAGGCCTGATAACCAAGCGAATCCAACCGGAGTTCCTCCCCGGTTAAGCCCCTACTCCCCTCATTTCTTCACACCCTCGGTCCGATCCGACCCACAACTGTCGGCAACCGGATCCCTCCCCCATCACCACTCTTGACACCGTGCAATGCCGCGTCTATGCTCAGCTCGATGGAGAGCCACCGTAGTGAAAGTTCTTACACTCTAGTTGGCGTGTCGTTCATCATCAGCATTCTAACCAAGGAGGGCTTGCAGATGAAACAGATTCTCACATTTACCGGTGCCGTCACGAGCGCGCTGTTGTTCAGCACGTGGGCCTTTGCCCAATACCAACCACCCGTAATCCCGACGGTACCGACGATCTCGGACATCAAGACCGGGGTTGAACAAAAAGCGGCGGAGGAACGTGGGAAAGCGGAAGGGAAGGCCAAAGCGGCCGTTGATAGAGTAGAAGAGAAATCAAAGAAAGCCGCAGACAAGGCGGCCATGAAAGCTGAGCAGGCGCAGAAGAAAGTCCAGCAGGAGACGGAGAAGGCGGCTGCAAAGGCCGAGCAGCAGAAGCATAAAGCAGAAACCAAGGCGATCCAGATGCAGGGAAAAGTTAAGGAACAAACAGAGAAGGCACACAACGCGGCCGTGGGACACGTAGAGAAAGCCGAAACAAAGACCTCACGGGAGATAGAGAAGGCCGAAAAGAAGCTCTTGGGAGAATGAACTACCCCGCGGCAAGCCGCGTGGTAGTTCATTGTTGCGACTTACGACGCTATGTATAGCAATGAGTAGCGCGCCATTTGTCCGCTTAATGCACAGCCCCTATCAAAAGATATATACAGCCACCTGGGGTTCGGCTAGAATGTTATGAGATTGCGCATCTAAAAAATCTTCCGAGGAGAAGCTCCATGTCCAAAAAGCATCCAGTTATTGCAGTTACCGGATCATCTGGGGCAGGTACTACCTTTGTTAAACGTGCGTTTGAAAACATTTTCCGCCGCGAGGAAATTATCTCCGCGATTATTGAAGGTGATAGCTTCCACAGCGTAACCCGCGCGCAATTCAAGGAACGCTCTGCGGTTGAGCACAATTTCAGCCACTTCGGCCCCGAAGCCAACGACTTCCACGCACTCGAAGCGCTATTCAAGAGCTACGGTGAAGCGGGGGTTGGCAAAAAGCGTCACTACCTGCACAACGCTGAAGAAGCGGCATTCCATTGCAAGCGCTTGGCGGATGCGGGTATCGCCTGCAACGCTGGTTCAGGCGAATTTACCCCGTGGGAAGACACTGGAAGCAACACCGACGTCCTGTTCTATGAAGGCTTGCACGGTTTGGTGAAAGACACTTCCCCGGACCAGAAATACGGCGGCTATGACGTAGCCCAGCATGTTGACATCGGCATCGGGGTAGTGCCTAGCGTCAATTTGGAATGGATTCAAAAAATCCACCGTGACCACGCTGAGCGCGGCTATTCGCCTGAAGCAACCGTAGACAACATCATGCGCCGGATGCCGGACTACATTAACCATCTGGCCCCGCAATTCTCACGCACCCACGTCAACTTCCAGCGCGTGCCTACTGTGGATACCTCCAACCCGTTCATCGCGCGTGACATCCCGTCCGCAGATGAAAGCTTTGTGGTGATCCGCTTTGTCGATCCGAAACGTTTCGGGGTTGATTTCCCGATCCTGTTGGCGATGATCAATGGCTCATTCATCTCACGCCGTAACACCATCGTTGTTCCGGGCGGTAAGATGGTCTTGGCAATGGAACTGATCTTAGCCCCGATCATTCACATCATGATCGAGAACAAGCTCAAGGCGTAACATAACGCCCAATGTGTTCCGCCAGCCTTTGCGCCAATGCAGGGCTGGCAGATCCTAACGTGTCCATCTGAGTAGTTACGGCCGAACATGCAAGCCCTCTGACTACCTGATGCGGTAGGTCTCTATGCGCTCATGAGCGGCGCCCAGACCCAGCCAACCGGATGTCAGGCTCGTTCGCCCTTCCAAGTTTTTGTACACGTTAAAGAAGTGTTCGATTTCTTTCAGCACATGAGGCTCTACGTTGGCAAGATCCTCGATCCGCTGATAGCGCGGATCGCCGTGTGCTACGGCGAGGATCTTCTCATCGATCCCCTTATCATCGACCATGTCCAGCATCCCAACGGGCCGGGCTTCGACCAGGCAACCGGGGAATGTCGGCTGGGAGATAAGGATCAAAATGTCAAGCGGGTCCCCATCCTGACCGAGCGTGCCAGGGATAAATCCGTAGTCGGCCGGATAGTGCACCGGTGAGTACAATACGCGGTCCAGCCGGAACACGCCCAGATTCATGTCGTATTCGTACTTATTGCTCGATCCTGAGGGGATCTCCACCACTGTGTTGACAATAATCGGTGAGCCCTCCCCGATCGGTAAGCTTTTGTAGTTCATCGTTAAGCCCTCCTCAACTCACGACAACAGTGAGAATCATTGGGGTCTGCCCCGCTCAAGAGTAGAGACCATGAGTGCCAGTATTCTCATTGAATGGTCACCTCTGGGTTCACGCTATTATCTCACGGTGGGGTCTGTCTCGGAAGAACTTCGTGACGCGGCGTGAATCGCCCGAATCGCCCGAAGATTGCCTTTGAGGTGGCCATAGTGTATGATTTCCGGGATGTGGCGTTACCGTGGGTGAACAAGGAGACGCGTGAGTGCATAGCTTTCGGCAAGTGATAGTGGATGAGATTCTCCCTGCAGTGAGTAAGCCGTCCCGGTACATCGGGATGGAATGGAACGCCATCAAGAAGGACCCCGCCAACGCTAAAGTCAAAGTCGCGTTAGCCTTTCCCGATACGTACGAAATCGGCATGTCCCATCTGGGCCTGAAGATCCTGTACCAGATCCTGAACCGGCGGCCGGAGTTTATGGCGGAGCGGGCCTATGCGCCGTGGGTGGATGCGGAGCGGCTGCTGCGGCAGCAGAGGGTTCCACTCTGCACCATTGAATCCGGCTACAGCCTGGCGGATTTCGACCTGATTGGCTTCACGCTGCAGTACGAACTCTCCTACACGACGCTCCTGAACATGCTGGACCTGGCCGGTATCCCGCTCCAGAGCGAGCAGCGCCGCGAAGGGGATCCATTCGTGATCGCGGGTGGTCCTGTCGCCTTCAACCCGGAGCCGATCGCCGACTTTATCGACCTATTCCTGCTCGGCGATGCGGAGGAAGCGATTATAGAGATCTGCGAAGCGGTCATGCAGTGGAAAGCAACGGGGGGGCCGCGTGAAGAGCTCCTCGAGGCATGGGCCAAGATCGAAGGCTGCTACGTGCCCGCG
This genomic stretch from Candidatus Methylomirabilis limnetica harbors:
- a CDS encoding chlorite dismutase family protein: MLFTWYLLPIGQRQEIMNAHIKVGHKFPSVKLNTTYSFGLDDQEFVVAFESDRPADFVELIMALRETEASRFTLRDTPIFSYIQKTIHETLDDLG
- a CDS encoding RNA recognition motif domain-containing protein — translated: MKPAMECGAMAMALIELPVRSRPQADGRSFESMGTRVYVGNLPFDTDASALRTLFEEGDRKVTDVKIITDRDTGRPRGFAFVEMESPSDAEAAIQALNGRDVGGRALTVNEAKEQAPRRSGGGGGGGGGYRSGGGSSSGGGGGYRGGGGSGGGGGGGGGGRRGGY
- a CDS encoding phosphoribulokinase; the encoded protein is MSKKHPVIAVTGSSGAGTTFVKRAFENIFRREEIISAIIEGDSFHSVTRAQFKERSAVEHNFSHFGPEANDFHALEALFKSYGEAGVGKKRHYLHNAEEAAFHCKRLADAGIACNAGSGEFTPWEDTGSNTDVLFYEGLHGLVKDTSPDQKYGGYDVAQHVDIGIGVVPSVNLEWIQKIHRDHAERGYSPEATVDNIMRRMPDYINHLAPQFSRTHVNFQRVPTVDTSNPFIARDIPSADESFVVIRFVDPKRFGVDFPILLAMINGSFISRRNTIVVPGGKMVLAMELILAPIIHIMIENKLKA
- the rpsU gene encoding 30S ribosomal protein S21, with translation MALDDGTEETGGGSRYDKGTRHRPLEVKVDGRGVESALRLFKKLILRDGILKELKRRAHYEKPGEKRRRKVREAARRLRRQAARAVRRDPAEF
- a CDS encoding MqnA/MqnD/SBP family protein, which gives rise to METRLIHIGHSPDPDDAFMFYALAKERLDTGRFRFQHILEAIDVLNGWAMEGRLEVTAISAHAYTYVSDRYFLLPHGASIGRNYGPILVAKRPLDPADLRGKRIAVPGRLTTAFLVLQLYLREFQAVEVPFDQVFDAVERGEADAGLVIHEGQLTFEASGFTKLLDLGTWWYEQTALPLPLGANAIRKDLGEPCCLEVSGYLQASINYGLAHRQEALQYAMQFGRGLDVALTDRFVGMYVNEDTRTWNQETRQGLEHLLNLAWEQGLITKRIQPEFLPG
- a CDS encoding AI-2E family transporter encodes the protein MGDKKHDGRVSRWGGNGTGVSAAFFYGSLLLLLYLTYLILIPFGSPILWAAVLVIVFQPVYRRLLQWLGGKSALTALVLTITVIAAVMIPAILCGWVLTREAASFYQATERLYQQQGVAGISSHPVVMAGRAFWDRISLPFTRLGFDLNALLLSGLSAVSSFIVDNLKGIALNLLSFTVNFFLTVFTFFFLLRDGEAIVGSLQRLLPLERRHAEVLFSRLYDAVSAVVRGTLVTALAQGVLGGVGYWTLGVPYPVFLGLATALFSLLPVGGSGLIWVPAAGYLFLEGSWISGLFLIAWSVVVVSTADNVLKPALISGGTNLPTLFLFFGMLGGLQVFGILGFILGPVLLVTLATFIEIYVELSATPADQSIGGRQDR
- a CDS encoding inorganic diphosphatase — encoded protein: MNYKSLPIGEGSPIIVNTVVEIPSGSSNKYEYDMNLGVFRLDRVLYSPVHYPADYGFIPGTLGQDGDPLDILILISQPTFPGCLVEARPVGMLDMVDDKGIDEKILAVAHGDPRYQRIEDLANVEPHVLKEIEHFFNVYKNLEGRTSLTSGWLGLGAAHERIETYRIR